One window from the genome of Betaproteobacteria bacterium encodes:
- the dctP gene encoding TRAP transporter substrate-binding protein DctP translates to MKSLIRQGALALFATAALALPVLSQEIKISHQFKANTDGRDKATRVFVEEVNKKDPSLKFRIYPGSSLNIKPVAQFDALQSGTLEMAVFPMSYAVGKVPEMSITIMPGTITSIDHAMRLKGTAFHRKLQEVAEKNGVHIVTWWWTPGGFASKIHEIGGPDTVKGEKMRAADPTFESMLKAAGASVINIPSTEIYPSLQSGVLTSTLTSAETFVSMRIYEQTKFATVGGDYTLWWLLQPLVMSKSAWDKLTPAQKKIFEEAADKSDVFFAEGQRQAVKHMEDAYTKAGAKVRALTKPEFEAWIDLAKKTSWPEFAAKSPDAKQLLDLITAVK, encoded by the coding sequence ATGAAGAGCCTCATCCGGCAAGGCGCGCTTGCGCTCTTCGCCACGGCCGCCCTGGCGCTGCCGGTCCTGTCGCAGGAAATCAAGATCTCGCACCAGTTCAAGGCCAATACCGATGGCCGCGACAAGGCCACGCGCGTCTTCGTCGAGGAAGTGAACAAGAAGGACCCGAGCCTCAAGTTCCGGATCTACCCGGGCAGCTCGCTGAACATCAAGCCCGTGGCGCAGTTCGACGCCCTTCAGTCGGGCACGCTCGAGATGGCCGTTTTCCCGATGTCCTACGCGGTCGGGAAGGTGCCGGAGATGTCGATCACGATCATGCCCGGCACGATCACGAGCATCGACCACGCCATGCGCCTCAAAGGCACGGCCTTTCACAGGAAGCTCCAGGAAGTGGCCGAGAAGAACGGCGTGCACATCGTCACGTGGTGGTGGACGCCCGGCGGCTTCGCTTCCAAGATCCACGAAATCGGCGGCCCGGACACCGTCAAGGGCGAGAAAATGCGCGCGGCGGACCCGACCTTCGAAAGCATGCTGAAAGCCGCGGGCGCCTCCGTGATCAACATTCCCTCCACAGAGATCTACCCGTCGCTGCAGTCGGGGGTTCTCACCTCGACCCTGACCTCGGCCGAGACCTTCGTGAGCATGCGCATCTACGAGCAGACGAAGTTCGCCACCGTCGGTGGCGACTACACGTTGTGGTGGCTGCTGCAGCCGCTGGTGATGTCCAAGTCCGCCTGGGACAAATTGACGCCCGCGCAGAAGAAGATCTTCGAGGAGGCGGCCGACAAGAGTGACGTTTTCTTCGCTGAGGGACAGCGCCAGGCGGTGAAGCACATGGAGGATGCCTACACGAAGGCGGGCGCCAAGGTGCGCGCGCTCACCAAGCCGGAATTCGAGGCCTGGATCGACCTGGCGAAGAAGACGTCGTGGCCCGAGTTCGCCGCGAAGTCCCCCGACGCGAAGCAGCTCCTGGATTTGATCACCGCGGTCAAGTGA
- a CDS encoding TRAP transporter small permease — MRQFVRIVDRVSDACAVAASIMLVGAMLIVVWMVIYRALGNSTYWEIEAAVYLIVGAVLVGSPFCLKTHGHIGVDLVSHLLSPAARRVLARVLAIFGIVVCVYLAWKGLELTVEAWHKKEGSGSLWNPPRWPFFAMMPIGLGLTALQYVAEIFREDPDGAPDTEAPISGQGA; from the coding sequence GTGCGTCAATTCGTTCGAATCGTGGATCGCGTGTCAGACGCGTGCGCGGTTGCGGCCTCGATCATGCTTGTCGGGGCGATGCTGATCGTCGTCTGGATGGTGATCTACCGCGCGCTTGGGAACTCCACTTATTGGGAGATCGAGGCTGCTGTCTACCTCATCGTCGGCGCGGTCCTCGTGGGTTCCCCGTTCTGCCTCAAGACTCACGGCCACATCGGTGTCGATCTGGTATCGCACCTGTTGTCGCCCGCTGCCCGTCGTGTTCTTGCGCGTGTCCTGGCAATTTTCGGCATCGTGGTGTGCGTTTACCTGGCATGGAAGGGCCTCGAACTCACCGTGGAGGCGTGGCACAAGAAGGAGGGCAGCGGCTCGCTTTGGAACCCGCCCCGGTGGCCCTTCTTCGCGATGATGCCCATCGGCCTGGGGCTCACGGCATTGCAGTACGTGGCGGAGATATTCCGCGAGGATCCGGACGGCGCGCCCGATACGGAAGCCCCCATTTCCGGGCAGGGGGCCTGA
- a CDS encoding TRAP transporter large permease, with translation MNELQIGLLILVVTTAVLFSGFPIAWGLALVSISFLLIFKGPTSLAVVAIQFMDELNSFALLTIPLFILLGAAIGVSAAGKDIYNSLYRWLARVPGGLIIANILACGMFSAVCGSSPATAAAIGKAGVPEMIRRGVPPALATGAICAGGTLGILIPPSITMILYGLATETSIGRLFLSGVVPGILLVLLFSAWAWFATLVAKRELVVLDEHFTLKEKMEGMVRVGPFLAIIGAIGYFMYGGLATPSEIAAIGAFLALVLVIVIYKAWRLSDLWHIFRDTVRESSMILMIIAASALFSYMMSLLYVSQSSAEWLVAINMNKWVLLFVINLFLLLMGCFLPPVAIILMLMPILTPVLEAHNFDLIWFAVLLTINLEVGLITPPVGLNLYVLRGVAPEIPLGVILRGSVPYVFIMLAFMVLMCFVPGIATWLPDMLMGPGR, from the coding sequence GTGAACGAACTCCAGATCGGCCTTCTCATCCTCGTGGTCACGACGGCCGTCCTCTTTTCCGGCTTTCCCATCGCCTGGGGGCTCGCGCTCGTCTCCATTTCGTTCCTCCTTATCTTCAAGGGTCCCACGAGCCTCGCCGTGGTGGCCATCCAGTTCATGGACGAGCTCAATTCATTCGCGCTCCTCACCATCCCGCTCTTCATCCTCCTGGGGGCGGCGATCGGGGTCTCCGCGGCCGGCAAGGACATCTACAACTCCCTCTACCGCTGGCTCGCGCGCGTTCCGGGCGGGCTCATCATCGCGAACATCCTTGCCTGTGGCATGTTCTCGGCGGTCTGCGGGTCGTCCCCCGCGACTGCCGCGGCCATCGGCAAGGCGGGCGTGCCGGAGATGATCCGCCGCGGCGTGCCGCCGGCCCTTGCCACGGGTGCCATCTGCGCTGGCGGGACGCTCGGGATCCTCATCCCGCCGTCCATCACGATGATCCTCTACGGCCTCGCAACGGAAACCTCCATCGGGCGCCTGTTCCTGTCCGGCGTGGTTCCGGGGATCCTGCTGGTGCTGCTCTTCTCGGCGTGGGCCTGGTTCGCCACGCTGGTGGCAAAGCGGGAACTGGTCGTGCTCGACGAGCACTTCACGCTGAAGGAGAAGATGGAAGGCATGGTCCGCGTGGGACCCTTCCTCGCGATCATCGGCGCCATCGGCTACTTCATGTACGGCGGACTCGCCACGCCCTCGGAGATCGCGGCGATCGGCGCCTTCCTCGCGCTGGTGCTGGTGATCGTGATCTACAAGGCCTGGCGCCTTTCCGACCTGTGGCACATCTTCCGGGACACCGTGCGCGAGTCGAGCATGATCCTCATGATCATCGCGGCCTCGGCCCTCTTTTCCTACATGATGTCGCTCCTTTATGTCTCCCAGTCATCGGCGGAATGGCTGGTCGCGATCAATATGAACAAGTGGGTGCTGCTGTTCGTCATCAACCTGTTCCTGCTCCTCATGGGATGCTTCCTGCCACCGGTGGCCATCATCCTCATGCTGATGCCGATCCTCACGCCGGTGCTGGAGGCCCACAATTTCGACCTGATCTGGTTCGCGGTGCTGCTCACTATCAACCTCGAGGTCGGGCTCATCACCCCGCCGGTCGGGCTCAACCTGTACGTCCTGCGGGGCGTTGCGCCGGAGATTCCACTCGGCGTCATCCTGCGCGGCTCCGTGCCTTACGTCTTCATCATGCTGGCGTTCATGGTCCTGATGTGCTTCGTTCCGGGCATAGCCACGTGGCTGCCGGACATGCTCATGGGCCCCGGCCGCTGA
- a CDS encoding polyhydroxyalkanoic acid system family protein, with amino-acid sequence MADIDITRNHDLGMKAARDAADRMVEDLGKKFGLSGGWTGNTHHFDRPGVTGSLHLTDKHLHLTVTLGFLLKMMRAPLEAAIVRELDSLFEKHAGKTGPKPARGPAEVATPVKKPASPKSGSGGRKKAG; translated from the coding sequence ATGGCCGACATCGACATCACGCGCAACCATGACCTGGGCATGAAGGCCGCGCGCGACGCGGCGGACCGGATGGTCGAGGATCTCGGGAAGAAATTCGGCCTTAGCGGCGGCTGGACGGGGAATACGCACCACTTCGACCGCCCCGGGGTGACGGGAAGCCTGCACCTCACGGACAAGCACCTGCACCTCACGGTCACGCTGGGCTTCCTTCTGAAGATGATGAGGGCCCCGCTCGAGGCGGCGATCGTCCGCGAACTCGATTCCCTGTTCGAGAAGCACGCCGGAAAGACGGGACCCAAGCCCGCCCGCGGGCCCGCGGAGGTGGCAACACCGGTGAAGAAGCCCGCTAGCCCGAAATCGGGTTCGGGTGGCCGGAAAAAAGCCGGTTGA
- a CDS encoding coniferyl aldehyde dehydrogenase: protein MRAEFERHQEAFARDSFPGAAERIDRLNRLETLVKDHASEWAETIARDFGSRSRHETQLLEVFPSLEALRQARSHVRRWMRPERRSTSLWFMPGHSSVVPQPLGVVGIVVPWNYPLYLAIGPLVPALAAGNRAMVKMSETTPATGELLERLVKRYFPRGEISVVNGGPEVARDFCRLAFDHLLFTGSTSVGRQVMRAASDNLTPVTLELGGKSPAIIGRGFALDEAADRVMFGKCLNAGQTCVAPDYVLVPEECVDAFSDAARRSVAAMYPTLAGNPDYTAIVDERHRNRLGQLLEDALAKGAKAIEINPAGEDVVAAGKRAPTLLVGVDDSMTVMREEIFGPLLPLVPYRSLDDAIAYVNARPRPLALYLFEHDREAIELVIRRTVSGGVTVNETILHIAQDDLPFGGVGESGKGHYHGREGFDTFSKKKAVFRQSRLNGLKLFRAPYGKRFERLVRLLLR, encoded by the coding sequence TTGAGGGCCGAATTCGAACGCCACCAGGAGGCCTTTGCCCGCGATTCCTTCCCCGGTGCCGCCGAACGGATAGACCGCCTGAATCGGCTGGAAACACTCGTGAAGGACCATGCCTCCGAGTGGGCCGAGACGATCGCCAGGGACTTCGGCAGCCGTTCCCGGCATGAGACGCAGCTTCTCGAGGTATTTCCGTCCCTGGAGGCGCTCCGGCAAGCACGCAGCCATGTCAGGCGCTGGATGCGCCCCGAGCGCCGCTCGACCAGCCTCTGGTTCATGCCCGGCCACTCGAGCGTGGTGCCGCAACCGCTGGGGGTGGTGGGCATCGTGGTTCCATGGAACTATCCGCTCTACCTCGCGATCGGCCCCCTCGTGCCGGCGCTGGCGGCAGGCAACCGGGCGATGGTGAAGATGTCGGAAACCACGCCCGCCACCGGAGAGCTGCTCGAGCGGCTCGTGAAACGCTATTTTCCCCGTGGCGAGATCTCCGTCGTGAACGGCGGCCCGGAAGTCGCCCGGGACTTCTGCCGCCTGGCCTTCGACCACCTGCTCTTCACGGGCTCGACGAGCGTGGGACGCCAGGTCATGCGCGCAGCCTCGGACAACCTCACTCCCGTCACGCTCGAACTGGGCGGCAAGTCCCCTGCCATCATTGGCCGTGGCTTTGCGCTGGACGAGGCGGCGGACCGGGTGATGTTCGGCAAGTGCCTCAATGCCGGCCAGACCTGCGTCGCGCCCGACTACGTGCTCGTGCCGGAAGAGTGCGTCGATGCATTCTCCGATGCCGCCCGGCGCTCCGTGGCAGCGATGTACCCGACGCTCGCCGGCAACCCCGACTACACCGCCATCGTGGACGAGCGCCATCGGAATCGCCTCGGGCAGCTGCTCGAGGACGCGCTCGCCAAGGGGGCCAAGGCGATCGAGATCAACCCGGCGGGCGAGGATGTCGTCGCTGCCGGCAAGCGCGCCCCCACCCTCCTCGTCGGCGTCGACGACTCGATGACGGTGATGCGCGAGGAGATCTTCGGCCCGCTGCTTCCGCTCGTTCCCTACCGCAGCCTCGACGACGCCATCGCCTACGTGAACGCCCGGCCGCGGCCCCTCGCGCTCTATCTTTTCGAGCATGATCGCGAGGCCATCGAACTGGTGATCCGGCGAACCGTATCCGGCGGGGTCACGGTGAACGAGACCATCCTCCACATCGCCCAGGACGACCTGCCTTTCGGGGGGGTGGGCGAGTCGGGGAAAGGCCATTACCACGGCCGCGAAGGATTCGACACCTTCTCGAAGAAGAAGGCCGTCTTCCGCCAGTCGCGGCTCAATGGCCTGAAACTCTTCCGCGCGCCGTACGGCAAGCGCTTCGAACGCCTCGTGCGCCTGTTGCTGCGCTAG
- a CDS encoding twin-arginine translocation signal domain-containing protein, with amino-acid sequence MPTRRQFLKVSIAAGAVLAGAGWLAWHRGSAPFGSYQWLDERSASITAALVPAVLEGALPTGEPARREAVRETIEAFDRAVSGLSPAVQKEIAQLFSLLGLAAGRFIVAGVRSPWAEATGEEVTAFLKRWRTSRFGLLRAGYQALTQLIIAAWYGNPASWARIAYPGPPTLESGHS; translated from the coding sequence ATGCCCACGCGGCGCCAGTTCCTCAAGGTGAGCATCGCCGCAGGCGCCGTGCTTGCCGGCGCAGGCTGGCTTGCATGGCATCGAGGTTCCGCCCCATTCGGCAGTTACCAGTGGCTGGACGAACGCTCGGCCTCGATCACGGCAGCCCTGGTGCCCGCGGTCCTGGAAGGCGCGCTCCCCACCGGGGAGCCGGCCCGGCGCGAAGCCGTGCGCGAGACAATCGAGGCCTTCGACCGCGCCGTTTCGGGCCTCTCCCCCGCCGTGCAGAAGGAAATCGCCCAGTTGTTCTCCCTGCTGGGCCTTGCCGCGGGACGATTCATCGTAGCCGGCGTCCGCTCCCCGTGGGCCGAGGCGACGGGCGAGGAGGTGACGGCATTCCTCAAGCGCTGGCGCACGAGCCGCTTCGGCCTGCTTCGGGCAGGCTACCAGGCGCTCACGCAGCTGATCATCGCAGCGTGGTACGGCAATCCCGCCTCGTGGGCGCGCATCGCCTATCCCGGCCCCCCGACCCTGGAATCGGGACACTCATGA
- a CDS encoding GMC family oxidoreductase, producing MIADPIREGIAGGWKVIDASALDHPLTLEADVVIVGSGAGGGVTAEVLTQAGLTVVIVEEGPLKSSTDFRMREREAYPQLYQESAGRQTKDKAITILQGRSVGGSTTVNWTSSFRTPPRTLAHWRAVHGLAQTGEAELAPWFVRMEERLAIAPWPVAPNENNDILRRGCEKLGIPAAAIRRNVKGCWNLGYCGMGCPTNAKQSMLVTTIPAALAKGATLLHRARVDRLVTAGDRITLAEARGVAGSGSPPGQHLIRLAARHFVLSSGAIGTPAVLLRSALPDPHELVGRRTFLHPTVVSAAVMPQPVNAFAGAPQSIYSDHFLDSVPVDGPIGYKLESPPLHPILAGITLPGYGTGHAGWMKEFANLQVVIALLRDGFHPGSPGGRVMLRADGSPELDYPLGEFLWEGMRRAYLAMAQIQFAAGARTVMALHEDGRPMSSWAEAKASIAAMPMEALHTRVVSAHVMGGCPMGPDPRRAVVDERGRHHHVVNLSVHDGSVFPTSIGANPQLSIYALVARMASDLAQALALPARTS from the coding sequence ATGATCGCGGACCCGATCCGGGAGGGCATCGCCGGCGGCTGGAAGGTGATCGACGCCTCGGCGCTCGACCATCCCCTCACCCTGGAGGCCGACGTCGTCATCGTGGGCAGTGGCGCGGGCGGCGGCGTCACGGCCGAGGTGCTCACGCAAGCCGGGCTTACGGTCGTTATCGTCGAGGAAGGGCCCCTCAAGAGCTCGACTGACTTCCGCATGCGCGAGCGCGAGGCCTATCCCCAGCTCTACCAGGAATCGGCGGGCCGCCAGACGAAGGACAAGGCGATCACGATCCTGCAGGGGCGAAGCGTGGGCGGCTCAACGACGGTGAACTGGACGTCGAGCTTTAGAACGCCGCCCCGGACACTGGCGCACTGGCGAGCCGTTCACGGGCTCGCGCAGACGGGCGAGGCGGAACTCGCCCCGTGGTTTGTCCGCATGGAAGAGCGCCTCGCGATCGCCCCCTGGCCGGTCGCACCCAACGAGAACAACGATATCCTGCGACGCGGCTGCGAGAAGCTGGGCATACCCGCGGCGGCCATCCGGCGCAACGTGAAGGGCTGCTGGAACCTCGGTTACTGCGGCATGGGGTGCCCCACCAACGCGAAGCAGTCGATGCTGGTCACCACGATTCCTGCCGCGCTCGCGAAAGGGGCGACCCTCCTGCACCGCGCGCGCGTGGACAGGCTCGTGACGGCAGGTGACCGGATCACCCTCGCCGAGGCGCGTGGTGTGGCAGGGTCCGGGTCGCCCCCCGGCCAGCACCTCATCCGCCTGGCCGCCCGCCATTTCGTCCTTTCATCGGGCGCCATCGGAACACCGGCAGTGCTGCTGCGCAGCGCCCTGCCCGATCCCCACGAACTCGTGGGGCGCCGCACCTTCCTGCATCCGACGGTGGTCTCGGCGGCCGTGATGCCGCAGCCGGTCAACGCGTTTGCAGGTGCCCCACAGTCCATCTATTCGGATCATTTTCTCGATTCCGTCCCCGTCGACGGCCCGATCGGCTACAAACTGGAATCCCCTCCCCTGCATCCGATACTCGCCGGCATCACGCTCCCCGGATACGGAACAGGCCACGCCGGATGGATGAAGGAATTCGCCAACCTGCAGGTCGTCATCGCGCTGCTGCGCGACGGATTCCACCCCGGTTCCCCGGGCGGACGCGTGATGCTGCGCGCGGACGGCAGCCCCGAGCTGGACTACCCACTCGGAGAATTCCTGTGGGAGGGAATGCGCCGTGCCTACCTCGCCATGGCGCAGATCCAGTTCGCCGCAGGGGCAAGGACGGTCATGGCGTTGCACGAGGATGGCCGCCCGATGTCGAGCTGGGCCGAGGCGAAGGCGTCCATCGCGGCGATGCCGATGGAAGCGCTCCACACGCGCGTCGTCAGCGCGCACGTGATGGGGGGATGCCCCATGGGCCCGGACCCCCGGCGCGCGGTGGTGGACGAACGCGGGCGGCACCACCACGTCGTCAACCTGTCCGTGCACGACGGCTCGGTCTTTCCGACCAGCATCGGCGCCAATCCGCAGCTGTCGATCTATGCGCTTGTCGCGCGAATGGCGAGCGACCTGGCGCAAGCCCTCGCTCTGCCTGCGAGGACCTCGTGA
- a CDS encoding Re/Si-specific NAD(P)(+) transhydrogenase subunit alpha, with product MPLKIGVPRETFAGEKRVATVPDVVEKLIKLGFSVAVESGAGDLANFGDDTYRAAGAEIIEGAAALWAASDIVFKVRAPSAEEVGLMREGTTLVSFVWPAQNPDLMQQLAAKKVTVLAIDALPRTLSRAQKMDALTSQAGVAGYRAVIEAANAFGRFFNGQITAAGKVPPAKVFIAGAGVAGLAAIGTAAGLGAIVRANDTRAEVADQVVSLGGEFVKVDYEEEGSGGGGYAKVMSEGFQQAQREMYAKQAKEVDIIITTALIPGKPAPRLITAEMVKSMRPGSVIVDMAAEQGGNCELTEPGQVVVKHGVTIVGYTDLVSRLSRQSSTLYATNLFRLAEELCKTKDGNIDVNMEDGAIRGLTVIKEGAITWPPPPPKLSAAPPQAAKPAAPPPAPKGHGPGAPMAASTLAIVFGAGAAAFAFVGAYAPASFLAHFTVFVLACFVGYMVVWNVTPALHTPLMSVTNAISSIICIGALVQIAPPALAGVDRADELIRWMAVVGIALTAINMFGGFAVTQRMLAMFRK from the coding sequence ATGCCCCTGAAGATTGGAGTGCCGCGCGAGACGTTCGCCGGGGAAAAGCGTGTTGCCACCGTGCCCGATGTCGTGGAAAAGCTCATCAAGCTCGGCTTTTCGGTGGCCGTGGAGTCCGGGGCGGGTGACCTGGCGAACTTCGGCGACGACACCTACCGCGCGGCGGGCGCCGAGATCATCGAGGGCGCCGCCGCACTCTGGGCGGCTTCCGACATCGTTTTCAAGGTTCGCGCTCCGTCCGCCGAGGAGGTGGGCCTGATGCGCGAGGGCACCACCCTGGTGAGCTTCGTCTGGCCGGCGCAGAATCCCGACCTGATGCAGCAGCTGGCGGCGAAGAAGGTCACCGTGCTGGCGATCGACGCGCTGCCGCGCACGCTGAGCCGCGCCCAGAAGATGGACGCGCTGACCTCCCAGGCCGGCGTCGCCGGCTACCGCGCTGTCATCGAGGCCGCCAACGCCTTCGGCCGCTTCTTCAACGGGCAGATCACGGCCGCCGGCAAGGTGCCGCCGGCCAAGGTCTTCATTGCCGGCGCCGGCGTGGCTGGCCTGGCCGCGATCGGCACCGCCGCGGGACTGGGCGCAATCGTGCGCGCCAACGACACCCGTGCCGAAGTGGCCGACCAGGTCGTGTCGCTGGGCGGGGAATTCGTCAAGGTCGATTACGAGGAAGAAGGTTCCGGCGGCGGCGGCTACGCCAAGGTGATGAGCGAGGGCTTCCAGCAGGCCCAGCGAGAGATGTACGCCAAGCAGGCCAAGGAGGTGGACATCATCATCACCACCGCGCTGATCCCCGGCAAGCCGGCGCCCAGACTGATCACCGCCGAGATGGTGAAGAGCATGAGGCCGGGCAGCGTCATCGTCGACATGGCCGCAGAGCAGGGAGGCAACTGCGAGTTGACCGAACCCGGTCAGGTCGTCGTCAAGCACGGCGTCACCATCGTCGGCTACACCGACCTGGTCAGCCGCCTGTCCAGGCAGTCGTCGACGCTGTACGCCACCAACCTGTTCCGTCTTGCCGAGGAGCTGTGCAAGACCAAGGACGGCAACATCGACGTCAACATGGAAGATGGCGCCATCCGAGGCCTGACGGTGATCAAGGAAGGCGCCATCACCTGGCCGCCACCGCCGCCCAAGCTCTCCGCTGCGCCGCCCCAGGCGGCAAAGCCCGCAGCGCCGCCTCCCGCCCCCAAGGGCCACGGCCCCGGCGCGCCGATGGCGGCGAGCACCCTGGCCATCGTGTTCGGCGCAGGCGCCGCAGCCTTCGCATTCGTCGGCGCCTACGCGCCCGCGAGCTTCCTCGCCCACTTCACGGTTTTCGTGCTCGCCTGCTTCGTGGGCTACATGGTGGTCTGGAACGTGACGCCGGCATTGCACACGCCGCTCATGAGCGTGACCAATGCCATCTCCAGCATCATCTGCATCGGGGCGCTGGTGCAGATCGCACCGCCGGCGCTGGCCGGCGTCGACCGCGCCGACGAGCTGATCCGCTGGATGGCCGTCGTCGGCATCGCGCTGACCGCCATCAACATGTTCGGCGGCTTCGCCGTCACCCAGCGCATGCTGGCCATGTTCCGCAAGTAG
- the pntB gene encoding Re/Si-specific NAD(P)(+) transhydrogenase subunit beta: MSESLASVSYIGATILFILSLGGLSNPENSRRGNLYGMIGMALAVIATVFGPRVTPAGLGWIAGAMAVGASIGLFAARTVKMTQMPELVALMHSLVGLAACLVGYASYIDTSTQLTGAEKSIHEVEVYLGILIGAVTFSGSIIAFGKLSGKIGGKPLLLPARHWLNLAGLLVVIWYGRAFLGAHNVADGMTPLIVMTVVSLLFGIHMVMAIGGADMPVVVSMLNSYSGWAAAATGFMLSNDLLIVTGALVGSSGAILSYIMCNAMNRNFISVIAGGFGTGGGTVAAKGDAAEPAGEVTPITATETAELLREAKNVIIVPGYGMAVAQAQHTVYEITRHLRDMGINVRFGIHPVAGRMPGHMNVLLAEARVPYDIVMEMDEINVDFPDTDVSMVIGANDIVNPAAQEDPASPIAGMPVLEVWKARTSIVMKRSMASGYAGVDNPLFYKENNRMLFGDAKKMLDEVLVALKA; encoded by the coding sequence ATGTCCGAGAGCCTCGCATCCGTCTCCTACATCGGAGCCACCATCCTCTTCATCCTGAGCCTCGGGGGCCTTTCCAACCCCGAGAACTCCCGCCGCGGCAACCTCTACGGCATGATCGGCATGGCGCTCGCCGTGATTGCCACGGTCTTCGGCCCGAGAGTGACCCCTGCGGGCCTCGGGTGGATCGCCGGCGCCATGGCCGTGGGCGCGAGCATCGGCCTCTTCGCCGCCCGCACGGTGAAGATGACGCAGATGCCCGAGCTCGTCGCCCTGATGCACAGCCTGGTCGGCCTTGCCGCATGTCTGGTGGGCTACGCAAGCTACATCGACACCTCGACCCAGCTCACCGGCGCCGAGAAATCCATACACGAAGTCGAGGTCTACCTGGGCATCCTGATCGGCGCGGTGACCTTCTCGGGCTCGATCATCGCGTTCGGCAAGCTCTCCGGCAAGATCGGCGGCAAGCCGCTCCTGCTGCCGGCGCGTCACTGGCTGAATCTCGCCGGTCTGCTGGTGGTGATCTGGTACGGAAGGGCATTCCTGGGCGCCCACAACGTGGCCGACGGCATGACCCCGCTCATCGTGATGACGGTGGTTTCGCTTCTGTTCGGCATCCACATGGTGATGGCGATCGGCGGCGCCGACATGCCTGTCGTGGTCTCGATGCTCAACAGCTACTCCGGCTGGGCGGCGGCAGCCACCGGCTTCATGTTGTCGAACGACCTGCTGATCGTCACCGGTGCGCTCGTGGGCTCCTCCGGCGCGATCCTGTCCTACATCATGTGCAACGCGATGAACCGCAATTTCATCAGCGTGATCGCCGGCGGGTTCGGCACCGGCGGCGGCACAGTCGCCGCGAAGGGCGATGCCGCTGAGCCGGCCGGCGAAGTCACGCCGATAACGGCAACCGAGACCGCCGAACTGCTTCGGGAGGCGAAGAACGTGATCATCGTTCCCGGGTACGGCATGGCAGTCGCCCAGGCGCAGCACACCGTTTACGAGATCACCAGGCACCTGCGCGACATGGGCATCAACGTCCGCTTCGGCATCCACCCGGTCGCCGGCCGAATGCCCGGCCACATGAACGTGCTGCTCGCTGAGGCGAGGGTCCCCTACGACATCGTCATGGAAATGGACGAGATCAACGTGGACTTCCCGGATACCGACGTTTCCATGGTCATCGGCGCCAACGACATCGTGAACCCGGCCGCACAGGAGGACCCGGCGAGCCCCATCGCAGGCATGCCGGTGCTGGAAGTCTGGAAGGCGAGGACCTCCATCGTCATGAAGCGTTCCATGGCCTCTGGCTATGCCGGGGTCGACAATCCGCTGTTCTACAAGGAGAACAACCGGATGCTCTTCGGGGACGCGAAAAAAATGCTGGACGAGGTGCTGGTCGCGCTCAAGGCCTGA